A single Carnobacterium inhibens subsp. inhibens DSM 13024 DNA region contains:
- a CDS encoding PBP1A family penicillin-binding protein: MPEKKEMSRVSNKQSKKSKHSQKGKKSKKSSTSVLKKIVVGILIFAALVIIAGIGLFTYYVSSAPDLTENDLTDTVASTLLDSNEEEFLNLGGENREIVTENDIPQVLKDAIIAIEDQRFYKHVGIDPIRIAGAVVANVTDGFASEGGSTITQQLVKLSVFSTGSEDQTLKRKAQEAWLSIQLEQDYSKEQILTFYINKVYMSDNTYGMGTASDYYFGKPLAELTLSEAALLAGMPQAPNSFNPITNPEDATKRRNLVLDMMVENEAITAAEAQEAKAADVTQGLVDHSEEQTNNMVFDPYVKEVLAEIKRKTNLDPYTSGLTIHTNLDMDAQQRLYDIVNTDEYVTFEDEEIQTGISLVDVNTGQLKALGGARDQEVQLGTNYATELKRSVGSNIKPLTAYGPAIQYLHYSTYEQVIDEPYTFSDGTPINNYDGNYEGQISLRRALVDSRNVPTTKIYEDVPKSQVEEFLTNIGIDTSTLNSNSDELVESNGFNGNITPVDLSAAYASFANGGTYTEPYTVSKIILEDGEEIDLQPESTKAMDESTAYMVTDMLKDVASINSARVSLNGIPQAGKTGTTNYTDKEKIEHNIQENGVPDKWYTGYTTNYALSVWVGKKDYFASIDNAGSERLLPQEIYQALMSYVSQSVESSDWKKPSSVVEVAIEKGSMPAKLAGPNTPSDKIVTELFVKGTVPTAVATEESEEEDEELKAPEGLSATYNEETDALSIKWNAYSQEDVSYVLTVGSESFSTKDLSYVMQSPSEGEIPITLAVEADGKSGPAASISVIIPPKKDEEEPEEEESEDESSESSSSSSESSSSSSQEESSQPDSSSSSSSSASSSSSSSSSSAESQSSSSVPQQ, translated from the coding sequence ATGCCAGAAAAAAAAGAAATGTCTCGTGTATCAAATAAACAATCAAAAAAATCTAAACATTCACAGAAGGGTAAAAAAAGTAAGAAATCTTCTACTTCCGTTTTGAAAAAAATAGTTGTTGGAATTCTCATTTTTGCTGCTTTAGTTATCATTGCCGGTATCGGCTTATTTACTTATTATGTCTCTTCCGCTCCTGACTTAACGGAAAATGATCTAACAGATACAGTCGCTTCAACTCTATTAGATTCAAATGAAGAGGAATTCTTAAATCTTGGAGGTGAAAATCGCGAGATTGTTACTGAAAATGACATACCTCAAGTATTAAAAGATGCCATTATTGCTATTGAGGACCAACGTTTTTATAAACATGTTGGAATCGATCCGATACGGATTGCCGGAGCAGTTGTAGCCAACGTAACAGATGGTTTTGCTTCTGAGGGTGGAAGCACGATTACTCAACAACTGGTTAAACTCTCTGTTTTTTCTACAGGATCTGAAGATCAAACTTTAAAACGTAAAGCACAAGAAGCTTGGTTGTCTATTCAATTAGAACAAGACTATTCTAAAGAACAGATTTTAACTTTCTATATCAATAAAGTGTATATGTCGGATAACACTTACGGTATGGGAACTGCCAGCGATTATTATTTTGGTAAACCTTTAGCTGAATTAACTTTATCAGAAGCGGCTTTACTTGCCGGAATGCCACAAGCACCAAATTCCTTTAACCCAATTACCAATCCAGAAGACGCTACAAAACGTCGTAACCTTGTTTTAGATATGATGGTTGAAAATGAAGCTATCACAGCTGCTGAAGCACAAGAAGCTAAAGCCGCTGATGTTACACAAGGCTTAGTAGACCACTCTGAAGAACAAACAAACAACATGGTTTTTGATCCTTATGTCAAAGAAGTTCTTGCTGAAATTAAAAGAAAAACGAATCTAGATCCTTATACATCTGGATTAACCATTCATACTAACTTAGACATGGACGCACAACAACGTCTCTATGATATTGTGAATACCGATGAATATGTCACTTTTGAAGACGAAGAAATTCAAACGGGTATTTCTTTAGTTGATGTTAACACTGGACAATTAAAGGCATTAGGCGGCGCACGTGATCAAGAAGTACAATTAGGTACAAATTACGCTACTGAATTGAAACGTAGTGTCGGATCAAATATCAAACCGTTAACTGCATACGGCCCAGCTATACAATATCTACATTACTCAACTTATGAACAAGTAATTGATGAGCCTTACACATTTAGTGATGGAACTCCTATTAACAATTACGACGGAAATTATGAAGGTCAAATTAGTTTACGTAGAGCTTTAGTTGATTCACGTAATGTACCTACTACTAAAATTTATGAAGACGTGCCTAAAAGCCAAGTAGAAGAGTTTTTAACAAATATTGGAATTGATACTTCTACTTTGAATAGCAACTCAGATGAACTAGTTGAATCCAATGGCTTTAACGGGAACATTACTCCCGTTGATTTATCTGCAGCTTATGCCAGCTTTGCAAATGGCGGAACATATACGGAACCTTATACAGTTTCAAAAATTATTTTAGAAGATGGCGAAGAAATTGATCTTCAACCTGAATCAACTAAAGCTATGGACGAATCCACAGCTTACATGGTTACAGATATGCTAAAAGATGTCGCTTCTATTAATTCGGCTCGTGTTAGTCTTAATGGTATTCCGCAAGCTGGGAAAACAGGTACGACAAACTATACAGATAAAGAAAAAATCGAACACAACATTCAAGAAAACGGTGTGCCGGACAAATGGTATACCGGTTATACAACGAATTATGCTCTATCCGTTTGGGTTGGGAAAAAAGACTACTTTGCTTCAATTGACAATGCAGGAAGCGAACGTTTGCTGCCTCAAGAAATCTATCAAGCGTTAATGTCTTACGTTTCTCAATCTGTTGAATCAAGCGATTGGAAAAAACCAAGTTCTGTTGTTGAAGTTGCAATTGAAAAAGGATCTATGCCAGCAAAACTTGCAGGTCCAAATACACCATCAGACAAAATTGTAACTGAATTGTTTGTCAAAGGAACTGTGCCTACTGCAGTAGCAACAGAAGAAAGCGAAGAAGAAGATGAAGAATTAAAAGCTCCTGAAGGGTTATCAGCCACTTATAACGAAGAAACAGATGCTCTATCCATTAAATGGAATGCTTATTCACAAGAAGATGTTTCTTATGTTCTAACTGTAGGATCTGAATCCTTTTCTACTAAGGACCTTTCATACGTTATGCAAAGTCCTTCTGAAGGTGAAATCCCAATCACTCTAGCTGTTGAGGCAGACGGTAAATCGGGCCCAGCCGCTTCCATAAGCGTGATCATTCCTCCTAAGAAAGATGAGGAAGAACCTGAGGAAGAAGAATCTGAAGATGAAAGCAGTGAAAGTTCATCATCGAGCAGTGAAAGTTCTAGCAGCAGTTCTCAAGAAGAAAGTTCTCAACCAGATAGCAGCAGCTCATCAAGCAGCTCTGCTTCAAGTAGCAGTAGCAGTTCTTCTTCTTCTGCTGAGTCACAGAGTTCTAGTTCTGTTCCACAACAATAA
- a CDS encoding THUMP domain-containing class I SAM-dependent RNA methyltransferase, with product MKTFQLVATAASGIEALVGKEIKALGYECQVENGKVFFEGTEKDIAKTNLWLRTADRVKIIVGEFDAYEFDELFEKTKALPWEDLLPMDANFPVAGKSIKSKLYSVSDCQAIVKKAIVNRLSEVYHRNTRLPETGALYQLEVALLKDKVTITLDTTGPSLFKRGYRSAKGGAPLKENMAAALVELTNWRKDRPFYDPVCGSGTIVIEAALIGHNIAPGSNRSFSCEEWEWFDQSVFEEVRAEADAAVDHDIELDIMGSDIDGTMIEIAKANADEAGVGSSITFKQMQLADFTTDKEYGVILANPPYGERLGEEKEVHKLYKQMGQVYRPLKTWSKYIITSDLAFETFYGEKATKKRKLYNGALRTDLFQFWGERPPRAPRK from the coding sequence ATGAAAACATTTCAACTTGTTGCAACGGCAGCCAGCGGAATCGAAGCATTGGTAGGAAAAGAAATCAAAGCTTTAGGGTATGAGTGTCAAGTAGAGAATGGTAAGGTCTTTTTTGAAGGAACAGAAAAAGACATTGCTAAAACGAATTTATGGTTAAGAACTGCAGACCGTGTCAAAATTATTGTTGGCGAATTTGATGCATATGAATTTGATGAACTATTTGAAAAAACAAAAGCATTGCCATGGGAAGATCTATTGCCTATGGATGCCAATTTTCCAGTAGCTGGTAAATCAATCAAATCAAAATTATATAGTGTATCCGATTGTCAAGCTATCGTAAAAAAAGCAATTGTTAATCGTTTAAGTGAAGTTTATCATCGTAATACGCGTTTGCCTGAAACAGGGGCTTTGTATCAACTGGAAGTGGCTTTACTAAAAGATAAAGTTACCATAACATTGGATACAACTGGACCAAGCTTGTTTAAAAGAGGGTATCGTTCAGCAAAAGGTGGCGCACCATTAAAAGAAAATATGGCTGCAGCTCTTGTAGAATTAACCAACTGGCGCAAAGACCGTCCGTTTTATGATCCAGTTTGCGGTTCGGGAACAATTGTGATTGAAGCGGCTTTAATTGGCCACAATATTGCTCCAGGATCTAATCGCTCATTTAGTTGCGAGGAATGGGAATGGTTTGATCAAAGTGTTTTTGAAGAAGTACGTGCAGAAGCAGACGCTGCAGTGGATCATGATATTGAACTAGACATTATGGGTTCTGATATTGATGGAACGATGATTGAGATTGCTAAAGCAAATGCGGATGAAGCAGGAGTAGGCAGCAGCATTACATTTAAACAAATGCAATTGGCTGACTTTACGACTGATAAAGAATATGGCGTTATTTTAGCTAATCCTCCTTATGGTGAACGATTAGGTGAAGAAAAAGAAGTTCATAAATTGTATAAGCAAATGGGTCAAGTATATCGTCCATTAAAAACGTGGAGTAAATACATTATTACAAGTGACTTAGCTTTTGAAACCTTTTATGGCGAAAAAGCGACTAAAAAACGCAAATTGTATAATGGCGCTTTAAGAACGGATTTATTCCAATTTTGGGGTGAACGTCCTCCTAGAGCACCGCGTAAGTAA
- the gpsB gene encoding cell division regulator GpsB, whose product MANRSLTTKDILQKEFKTSMRGYNPTEVDEYLDEVIRDYESYNKELTQLKAENDRLLSKIDELTKQASIAKPSHSSQPNNTVTNFDILKRLSNLERHVFGSKLDEEDEL is encoded by the coding sequence ATGGCAAACAGATCATTAACAACAAAAGATATTCTTCAAAAAGAATTTAAAACAAGTATGCGCGGGTACAACCCAACTGAAGTAGATGAGTATTTAGACGAAGTGATTCGTGATTATGAATCATATAATAAAGAACTTACGCAATTAAAAGCTGAAAATGATCGTTTATTGAGTAAAATTGATGAATTGACTAAACAAGCTTCCATTGCTAAGCCTAGCCATTCTTCTCAACCTAATAATACCGTAACCAATTTTGACATTTTAAAACGTTTATCTAATTTAGAACGTCACGTCTTTGGTTCAAAATTAGACGAAGAAGATGAACTATAA
- a CDS encoding ribonuclease HI family protein, with product MIKLYTDASTKNNPGLSGVGIVILTENRYDQLSIPLEKEMSNHEAEFEALIQGLDFLIEHLLINETLMMYTDSKILASAIKKNYVKNDIFRGYLTRIQQKLKHFPLFFIHWIPESQNKGADNLARQALQKRLKNN from the coding sequence ATGATCAAATTATATACAGATGCTTCTACAAAAAATAATCCTGGCTTAAGTGGAGTTGGCATTGTCATACTTACTGAGAATAGATATGACCAGTTGTCTATCCCTCTTGAAAAAGAAATGAGCAATCATGAAGCTGAATTCGAGGCTTTGATTCAAGGGCTTGATTTTTTAATTGAACACTTATTAATTAATGAAACTTTAATGATGTATACAGATAGTAAAATTTTAGCCTCTGCTATTAAGAAAAACTATGTTAAAAACGATATTTTCCGAGGCTACCTGACACGAATCCAACAAAAGCTCAAGCATTTCCCACTTTTTTTCATTCATTGGATTCCAGAATCTCAAAATAAAGGAGCCGATAATTTAGCTAGACAAGCTTTACAAAAAAGACTAAAAAATAACTAA
- a CDS encoding DUF1273 domain-containing protein, producing MRNLYISGYRSFELGIFKDDDPKIAVIKKCLKQEISQFIEEGIEWILTSAQFGTEQWAVEVVDELKKDYPMIKVAVILPFLEFGSNWNEKNQTKFSAIKKLANYVESTSHKPYQDPSQLRNHQEFLLDHCQAALLVYDPEFEGKTKFVYQAIKKRQETSEFELRLIDVDQLQNSSVEEEYY from the coding sequence ATGAGAAACTTATATATTAGCGGATATCGATCTTTCGAACTTGGTATATTTAAAGATGATGACCCAAAGATTGCTGTCATAAAAAAATGTTTGAAACAAGAAATCAGTCAGTTTATTGAAGAAGGCATTGAATGGATTTTGACGAGTGCTCAGTTTGGTACAGAACAGTGGGCAGTAGAAGTTGTTGACGAACTGAAAAAAGATTATCCGATGATTAAAGTAGCGGTTATTTTACCATTTTTAGAATTTGGTTCAAATTGGAATGAAAAAAATCAGACGAAATTTTCAGCAATAAAAAAATTAGCAAATTATGTTGAATCAACTTCTCACAAACCGTATCAAGATCCCTCTCAATTAAGAAACCACCAAGAGTTCTTACTAGATCATTGTCAAGCAGCGCTTTTAGTGTACGATCCTGAATTTGAAGGAAAAACAAAATTTGTTTATCAAGCAATCAAAAAAAGACAAGAGACTTCAGAATTTGAATTGCGTTTGATTGATGTGGATCAATTGCAGAATAGCAGCGTTGAAGAAGAATATTATTAA
- the recU gene encoding Holliday junction resolvase RecU, producing MAIRYPNGKTYVNSDKVLPKKQLNNRLTSFSKRGMSLEEDLNASNQYYLAKGNAVIHKKPTPIQIVKVDYPKRSAAVIKEAYFRHASTTDYNGVYRGYYLDFEAKETKNKLSFPLKNFHEHQITHMKQCIQQQAICFVIMRFTTSERLFLLEAEQLITYWNNQEHDGRKSIPLKELEKKGYELYYELSPRIPYLKVVDNLIAELQK from the coding sequence TTGGCTATACGATATCCTAATGGTAAAACCTATGTTAATAGTGACAAAGTTCTGCCAAAAAAGCAACTAAACAATCGGTTGACTTCATTTAGTAAAAGAGGTATGTCTTTAGAAGAAGATTTGAATGCAAGTAATCAATATTATTTAGCAAAAGGAAATGCGGTTATTCATAAAAAGCCGACCCCTATTCAGATCGTTAAAGTCGATTATCCTAAAAGAAGTGCCGCAGTTATCAAGGAAGCCTATTTTAGACACGCATCGACTACTGACTACAACGGCGTTTACCGTGGATATTATCTGGATTTTGAGGCTAAAGAAACAAAAAACAAACTTTCTTTCCCCTTAAAAAATTTTCATGAACACCAAATTACACATATGAAACAATGCATTCAACAACAAGCTATTTGTTTTGTAATCATGCGTTTTACAACAAGTGAACGTCTTTTTTTATTAGAAGCAGAACAGTTGATTACTTATTGGAATAACCAAGAACATGACGGAAGAAAGTCAATTCCTCTTAAAGAGCTTGAAAAGAAAGGGTATGAACTGTATTATGAACTTTCGCCGCGTATTCCCTATTTAAAAGTAGTCGATAATCTCATTGCTGAATTACAAAAATAA
- the nth gene encoding endonuclease III translates to MLSKKQTLQIIEAMGNLFPYATCELIHKNAFELLIAVMLSAQTTDVSVNKITPSLFEKYPTPEAFVAAPVEDIMEQLKTIGLYRNKAKFIKGCCQMLLSEFGGQVPRSRKELESLPGVGRKTANVVLSVAFNEPAIAVDTHVERVTKRLGICPSNATVREVEEILMKQLPKEIWGIAHHRLIFFGRYQCTARNHDHDVCLQLLKENRPIKAK, encoded by the coding sequence ATGCTGTCGAAAAAACAAACCCTTCAAATAATTGAGGCAATGGGGAATTTATTTCCTTATGCAACTTGCGAATTGATTCATAAGAATGCTTTTGAATTATTAATTGCGGTTATGCTAAGTGCGCAAACGACAGATGTTTCTGTAAACAAAATCACACCGAGTCTTTTTGAAAAGTATCCTACACCAGAAGCATTTGTAGCTGCTCCTGTTGAAGATATTATGGAGCAATTAAAAACAATCGGTTTATACCGCAACAAAGCTAAATTTATTAAAGGGTGTTGTCAAATGCTCTTAAGTGAATTTGGTGGGCAAGTTCCTCGTAGTCGTAAGGAATTAGAATCTTTGCCAGGAGTTGGGAGAAAGACCGCAAATGTTGTATTGAGTGTAGCTTTTAATGAACCAGCTATTGCAGTTGACACCCACGTTGAGCGAGTGACAAAAAGATTGGGTATCTGTCCATCAAATGCAACTGTTCGTGAAGTAGAAGAGATTTTGATGAAACAATTACCTAAGGAAATATGGGGGATTGCCCATCATCGATTGATATTTTTTGGGCGGTATCAGTGTACTGCCAGAAATCATGATCATGATGTTTGCCTTCAATTATTGAAAGAAAACAGGCCTATAAAAGCAAAATAA